The nucleotide sequence gaaaaggagaggagaggatgagtTTACACCAGCCAAATCTAAGAATTAcccttgatattttttttttttagtatttgcttttttttctattagaGGACTCCAACAAACACAGAGCTACATCAAGCTTCCTCTGAAGAGTGGGAGAGGCGGGAGAGCGTAATATTGGCTCAGACCTGGaggataaaagtaaaaaaattggCACCATCTCGTTCTTAAAAGAGGAAATTGTCATGAAAAGGTAATGTGGAAACCCAGGAATGAGTGCCAACCAGGTCTGTAAGAGCTCCGTAtgcctcctcctactcctccagAGGGATTCTGGGAGAGTGACAAGGTTCAAGATAGATCAATGAAAGTATGCCATTAATAATCCTATCCCCATACAGCATTGATCAGTCCCACCATCCTGCTTGGAATATCAATCGCTTTATCTACAGCTTATACATCTGAGCAGGTCGTCTGTTTGTGGATAGATATGTGTGAAAGTACAATCATCCCGAGTAAACAAATGTTTCCTATGTAAGATGCACGCTTATTTAGATATTCTTCACATCACGTTTTAACACTTGCACTTTGTTTCAACCAGTCCCATGGCCAGCAACAATGGCACCCATGGCTCTCCGTACACGTCTGGCAAGACCAATCACTGTATACAAAAGGCATGCATAGATTTAACCTTCTAAGACCACGAGAACAAAaagccactttttaaaaaattatttgtctCTAGAGAGTAAACCAATCATTTGCTGATCAGCACTCGGTCATATAGAGAGAAAGAATGATGctgcgtttgtttttttttttttagtttgtcatGTCTTAGTGAAGCTGGCAGGGGCCATCAGAACGTGTTAAATCTACAGACTGAGTCCCAGAAAACCAGGTGTCGATTTTGATCAGATGGAGGCCACTCCTGATAACTTTGCAGGTGTCAGAAAGCAAACAGCAGCCCCTCACACCCAGCGCAGAGAGGAGGTCACGCTATGGCTATAAGgaaatcagtgaaacactgactTATGAAGCTAACAGTCAATTTTCTCTCTTCAGCGTTTCACTGTTAAGAGGCCCAGAGCTGTTGGTTTGAATTTACCATCCTGTACATTACTGGTacatcagcatcagcagtatGTTTGTTGCTGTTCCACCTACTGACCACTGGGGGTCACTATTGTCACATAGAAGAGGGGCTGGTAATCGTCTGGTTAAGGTTAAGATGAAGCAGCTCTTTATGCAAGGTGCTTTAAACAATCTTTCAGCAAAGCtctgctacaagcccagttctACCTGAATGTCCAGCCAGCAACGACAACATCTCTTTGGCCAATCGAGGAAAACCTCCACATGCCATATTTCTGTCTGGAAACCCACTGAATCCAGACTCCAGTATTTGTATGACACTCTGTTCTGAGAGGCCTCTTATGAAAATGGGACTAATAAGCCAAGTAATCACCCAATCAGCCGAGCTCACTTCTCCATCATCCCATTACTGCTGGTCTCAGCTCTGAAAATTCAACTCAAGTCTAATCCAATCAGAACCGCAGCAGCTGTGGGATGTGGAGTGAGAGATGATTTAGTCGGCGCTAATACTGAATCCGAAAAGAACGAAGACAAAGTCCATGAAAAATGCAGCCTTAAAGGTGGGACTGAAATTATTCTTTCTTGTCCAAGACATTGAGAAAACAGCTCTGAGGGGTGAAAGCAAAGCCTTCTTAATTAAGAAATAGAATGGAAACAGTGTTAGAAACCCCAAAATAAGCTGAATATTTCAGGCTTGGCTGCTAATGACGCAATGATTATGGCATCTTAgggtttttcttattttggtcTGCGTCTTTGAAGAGTTTCCCAGTGGAAAGCATCCTAACTGTGaggcggctgctgctgctgctgctgctgctgctgctgctgctgctgctgctgctgctgtaaatggGGCGTCTAGACTACACTACAGCAACCCCAGGCAAGGACAAACCAGAGGAGGGAGCGGGGGATCGCTCAGCCTACTTTCTCCAGAAACATGGCAGAGGAGATGAATCAAGCTCGCCTCCACTGGTATCTACAAACACAGAGAGTCTGTCAGTGAAGTGAAGTGGCTTGGCTGCAAAGCTGTGTGCACTGGAGGAGAGCTGCTGAAGAATTGCTTGGCAACTGCCAGAGATGTCACTTATAATGCTTAACATACTCCTAAACGCtctgaaaatgaagcaaaattcagttggacagattttttctttttttttttagcttgaagCAAAATTAGCTCCTCCATCTTTCAAAGACTTAGTGAATAGTTACAGGCGCTTGTTTCCAACCGTGACCAGttctgaaatgtcacttttcgATGAATGAACAGTGTGAAGATGACTCATTGTACCTCAGTGAGCAGAGAGTGACTGTAAGCTTTTAGTCAACATCCCAACCCCTTTTCTGCATTTGTTAAAGTGTGACAAGATATCATCAAGACAAAAtacatccagtccagtccatTGGTTTCTATATCCAGAGAAAGATCCCAGAGCGACACTGTGCAGAGCGGGAAAGTTCCAGatatgttttgttcttttcaggAATGGGTAGGGTGTGAAATGGGaaccagtgttttgtttttttttcagggaaCCTGGGTCACCCCTTTCATCTCTTATCTCCACTGTTCCAATCACTGCTCCGTGTTAGATGTCATCATGAGGAGCAACACAACCATAACACGACAACACCAACCACACAGAACACGTGTCTACTACCACACAACCATATTCCAGCCTAATACTGTGAACAGGGACAACGAGGGTTGGAAATGCAAAGAAGacaaggagggagaggaagaggggggaggaggacggcaaagaggggaggagaagaagaagaaggtacTAAAATGAAACACATCCTCATCTACGCCTACATTTGTGTATGATGTTTACGCAATAACACCATCGACAAACACTACAGACAGTCTCACTGTCTTCTAAGCCTAGTTTCCACTGAGAAACAGGGGGAACGGAAACACAGAAGGGTCGACTCTGGGAGAGGAGATGTCCATGAAGGCAGCGTCCTGTTCTCAACACCACGGGAACCAAAATGGCTGCAGACGCTGTTGAAGTCTGTGTTAAAAACCAGGCCAATTTGTTCATCTATTCTCATTCGGCCTCATGAATCTTTAAAAGCTGTTCAGTTATTCATCCTGACACAGAAGCTGTGCTTTCATCATCCcttacaaagggacaaaaaggGAGTATGTTggatttattttgcaaaagttTTGAGAGTCTGAGGTTTTCTCTTACCTGGGGAAAACTATCTCCAAAACATAAACTGGTTATGTAAAGTGTTGTAGGTGGTGCTTTAGATCAGaagttcaaaaacatttatttatttacagtatgaCCTAAAATGAGGAGCTGTCTTTTTGCAAACTCCTGAAATGCTTTTAATGTTCAGCGGTGGAATGTATATTACCTCAAATACTGTGCTGAAGTACAATTTTGATATACTTTACTTAGGTATTTCCATGTTATACTACTTTGTGCTTTTACTCCACTATATTTTGAAGGCAAGtatacattcattttaaaacatcccCAGATAGCAGGGGATGTTTCCACAACACTAGCATTTCATTACAAGTTCTTGTAGTGTTGTAAAGAAAACATCTTGTACTGACTGTGAAAGAACGTATTAAAGATATTTCTCATTCAAAACGATGTGTAAGGTTAAACTttaaataagaacattttaatTGGAGCATTGAGAGAATGTTCTGGAGAATGTTGTCAAGGTTGTCAGATTATGTTtcatgacaacaaaagaagaaggttctcaaaccaacattcaaaaaatgtcttcaaaaatgttatcgaggcctcagaagacagactgtgttttaataaataaaatattaacaagGGCAGAACATTTAGCCTGCGATATTTCTAGTATGTTTTCGGGATGTTGTCATGGTAACACATTATGgaacattcattttaaatgttcccacaatgttacatgataacaaaggaaggacgttggggaattttttaagaacattttgaCAGTAAAGTCTTTAAGGAAACTTTAGCCAGCCTTTAAGAAAAACATTAtaggaacaaaaaaagaacattatttgaaatttgtagAACATTGTGCTTTGGTTATCAATTATGTTATGTATTAGAGATTAAGCTATTCAGAAGTatatagcaaaaaaaatcattttaagtcCAGATGTACCATTAAAGTGATATACACTACTGAATCAATAATTACAATCCAATTATATCATATTTATCACCCTCAATTGAGCTAACCTGCATCATGTGTATTTTGACTTTATGTTCTTTATGATGCAATCagtgctttgtaatttttttttttactaaaataagattttaaatgcagaacttttATTTGTACAGATTACTTTTACTCTGTAGCATTACAACTTTTTCTAAGTAAAATGTCTTTTCCCACCACAGCTCAAGCTAAGATTTTTTTCTAACCCAGTCAAACTTATATAGCCTTATGCTGTTTGTGCACCACTGTGTGTTTTGGTGGGATTAAATCAAacatatttgatttcttttacTTTCCCTTTAACCTACAGGTCAACAATCGCCGTTCTGATGTGCAAAGCTGCTGGTGGGAAGCATCTGCTGGGTGAACAAAACAATCAATTCGgcaaatatttctttctttctcactccTTGCATGAACCATTGCTTAAGATTGCATCTTGATCGACATGTTGCTGTCTGCCTCCAGCTTCTGTACACACTGagatgtgaacacacacaccccGGCGTGCTTCATGAGGTGTTGAGAACAGAACAGTCCCACATGGAGGATGAGGAGCTGTAAAACGGTAAACAGCCAAAAGGTCACAGAGAACAACAACTGAATCAACAGAACACCTCAAAGAAAGTTTTTCTcgttatatttttttttttctgtttttaaaaccaCAGTACTACTCTCCACTATGCGATGCACATGGCGTGGGTAGGGTTAACACgacttcatttacattttgaatccTCGGTCTCCAGCCAGGGACCCCTCCCAAAGGAGGACCCAGTGGGGGGTGTGTGTGGGGGGTGtaaggggtgaggaggggggatgCACTGGGCTAGGGGGGCAGAGACATTCACACACCAGCCGtctcagagacagacagagagcagtCAACGTCGCACACAGGTTCACGTGTTTATTCATGTGTAACTGTGACTGTTGCTCCTATCGGTCCGAACAACCTTGATGTGGTTTTACCTCTTTtctctgtggtgtttgtgtgtctgtgtgtaatgaGGTGAAGCACAGTGACAGCAGATGGTCTTGTGATCATCACGACAGCTTGTAAGATGGCAGTGGCGATAATTATATAACTGAATCATGCACACGCTACTGTATAAAAAAACATCTACACTACACAAACTATGGCTTTGTTTCTTCACGCACAAATTTACATCAGTTCTCTCTGGGAGAATGAATTTTGGCTTTATGGCTCTACATACAGTATTGCTGGAATGTTACATTTGAACAGAGTGAACATGTGTAACCACTCTGCAGGCTAGTTGCACTTTTCCTGAGAAAAGGTGCTGTACacgtgctgctgctgctgctgctgctgtgtgtcttCCACTACTGGGATGTTGAGTGTTGTATGTGATCATGTACTTGTGGGACCGTGTGTCCTCTGTCTGCCTCCAAGCATGACCCTGACTCTCCAGGCTGCTCCCCCCGGGCAGCGTTGGTGAGGTCAGGCGACCACCAACACAGCAGAGGGCAGGATGAGGCCGGCGGGTCGACCTTCACACGCAGCTCAAAGAGCGTGAATGGGCATGGTGATGTAGGAGGAGAGAAAGCAGAGGTCACGGCGACTTACGTCCTCCCTCCCCTGCTCCCCTCCTGCGGCCGCCGGCCTGGACCGGTTGCTCTCTCTTGTGTTGGTTGCTATGGTTACCGTGGCAGCCTGTGTCCGGTGGGCTTGACTTCCTAACCAAACCCTCCGGGCCACAGGCGGCCGCGGCAGCTCTCGGCCAGTGCGCTCGTCCCAAACTCACACAGCTTTATGTTGTCGCAGAATCtcacaaagaaggaaaaaggccgaattctgtttcttttgtccATTTGTCATTAATGTGATCCAAACCCACTGATTCTCACCAGATCTTATTCTATGCATCCATTAAGCTTTAATTTCATTAAAGCAAATGGCGTATGGTGATGTTAATGAAGCATTTGACCCAACATAATCCACAGTGGctgtatattattatattatatatatgttcTATAGAAAACATATTCAACTGTCTTTGAAAACCATGTTTTATTCAGTGATGCGAATTTACAACTTAACTCTCAACTGCAAATCTACATGCATAATTCTTAACAAGGCAGACTTTAGACGAGCATAGCTACAAACTCTATAAATGGCTCGTAGCCAGGTCTCTCTGTATTATGTTTCTTTTCAAATCCCTTACTGCACGGAGTACAGTAAAgggaaatttaaatgaaaaagcaaatctttttcattttctcattaatATAACCGAGAGACAGGACTACCAGCGCTCCACAGCTCAGTAATCATGCCAATTTACAACTTAACTCCTATAAATCTTAACTCTCTTCTTATCAAGCATGAATGACAAAGAGCTCTTTCAACACTGCTGTTCCTTACAGTATCAAACATGGTTTGAAGCCACAAgctgaataaaaacactgagaggcagagagatcagggtcattttgtttgtctttcacAAATCAAACCAAATTGAGTCTTGGCTCTGGTTTTTATGTGGCCGTTCAATTTAGACTAGAGCCATAGACAGGAACTTAAATTCATACTTCTTTGCGAGTCAGTGgctgtgtgcgtttgtgtgcgtCAAACACGTTTTTGGGACGTGCTCATGCCTCCCCCGAGGGACCCCTGGCTGCGTTGTTTCATATCATCTTCATGTTGAACTTCCTGGTCCCTCCTGAAGAGCCTCCGGTGGCGGGTTCAGATTTCCGGAAAGAGTACTCCACTGTGAAGTTGTTCTTGCGTTGGCCGCGTCCCCGGCTCCACAcgaacagcagcaggaaacagAAGAGGACGACCCCCAGGAAGGTGATGCAACCCATTGCCGTGGAGACCAAGATGGTGGTCAGGTCCAAGGTGAACTTGAGGAAAACGCGTGTGCTATTCAGATTTGTGTCGTTGAAGAACTCGCCGCTGTACAGCGAGCGGTTGAGAAAGAAGGCTGAGGCGGCATCGAGTGGCTGTCCGCGCACGGTGAGCGTGGCGAAGTAGGTGTCATTGCCTCCAGCGTTACTGGCGATGCAGATGTACGTTCCACTGTCAGTAAGCTGGGCGTAGCGGATCTCCAGGGTGCCACTGGGGAGAACAGTGATGCGCCCTGAAGTCTTGGACGTGATTCGTCTTCTCTGTGGGGAAATCCAGACGATAGCAGGTGCGGGTTCCCCTTCAGCTCGACACAGAAAACTCACTGGCTGGCCTTCACGAGCGATTACCTGGACGAAAGGGGTGCATGGactaagaaaacacagcaaaatctggcaaaattacacaattctTTTTACAACTCTTAGCGACTTTATTAATCAAATCAGGAAATGTTTTAAAGCTAAATCATCCTCATTACCTGCTGCATCTTACGGTTGCGTATCTTAGGTTTTTGGCATGTGAAGTGATCGAAGAGTGCAGAATCGGTGAAGGTGCTGAGGCTGACCCCCTGCACCTCCACCGGCCCCGCACACACCGGCACTCTGCCGTCAAAGTTGAGGGTCTTGCGTCTCTGCAGGATCCACAACAGACGGCAGTCACACAGCAGGGGGTTCCCGTCCACTCTGAGGGTCTCCAGGCTGTTGACAGAGTGGAAGGAGCCCTCTTCCAGAGTCTGCAGGTCGTTGGATGAGAAGTTGAGGACCCGGATCTGTCGGAGACCTCCGAGGGCGTGGGGCTCCACCGTCACCAACCCGGTGCTCACCATCATGAGCTCCTTCAGCCTCAGCAGGTCCTTGAAAGCCCAAGGCTCCAGTGTGGTGATGGGATTGTAGGACAGGTTGAGGTGCGTGAGGTGCACCAGGTTCTTGAAGGAGGCCGAGGGGACGGAGGTGATGTTGGTGTTGGTGATTGAGAGCCAGTGGAGGTCCAGGCCCTGAAAACTCAGAGGGGAGATGTACTCCAGGTACGGCCAGTGATCGATATCCAGACCCCGCAGGTTGGACAGCTTGCGGAAGTTCTGGTCCTCCAGGGCAGTGATGCTGAGGTGATGAAGGCGAAGAGTGACCAGGCTGCGGAGGTAGGACAGCGTCTGGCCAGAGATGGATGTCAGGTTGCAGCGTGCTATTGTGAGATCCTCCAGCCCCATCAGCCCTGAGAAGGCCTGGGGAGCAGAAAGACATGATGACACTACTTTAATTTGATCTACATACATGCAAGATGACCAGCAGGGGAGCTTTAATTGTGATGTTAAGAGAAGCAGACAGAAGAAAGAGGGTATGTTCACACCTAACTGGTGACAAAAACAGAGTGGTCCATTAGAATGATATAAGCAAGTTCATGtctt is from Amphiprion ocellaris isolate individual 3 ecotype Okinawa chromosome 10, ASM2253959v1, whole genome shotgun sequence and encodes:
- the LOC111572309 gene encoding leucine-rich repeat and immunoglobulin-like domain-containing nogo receptor-interacting protein 3, which codes for MIGSPGPGGRALVPWPRVWRWVLAASLAAAVTLTLPGSSQACPPRCECSAQLRSVSCQRRRLTNIPEGIPTETQLLDLSKNRLRWVQTGDLTPYPRLEEVDLSENLIATLEPNAFSTLQSLKVLKLRGNQLKLVPMGAFAKLGNLTSLDLSENKMVILLDYTFQDLRSLKHLEVGDNDLVYISHKAFSGLMGLEDLTIARCNLTSISGQTLSYLRSLVTLRLHHLSITALEDQNFRKLSNLRGLDIDHWPYLEYISPLSFQGLDLHWLSITNTNITSVPSASFKNLVHLTHLNLSYNPITTLEPWAFKDLLRLKELMMVSTGLVTVEPHALGGLRQIRVLNFSSNDLQTLEEGSFHSVNSLETLRVDGNPLLCDCRLLWILQRRKTLNFDGRVPVCAGPVEVQGVSLSTFTDSALFDHFTCQKPKIRNRKMQQVIAREGQPVSFLCRAEGEPAPAIVWISPQRRRITSKTSGRITVLPSGTLEIRYAQLTDSGTYICIASNAGGNDTYFATLTVRGQPLDAASAFFLNRSLYSGEFFNDTNLNSTRVFLKFTLDLTTILVSTAMGCITFLGVVLFCFLLLFVWSRGRGQRKNNFTVEYSFRKSEPATGGSSGGTRKFNMKMI